A genomic window from Hyla sarda isolate aHylSar1 chromosome 10, aHylSar1.hap1, whole genome shotgun sequence includes:
- the LOC130293271 gene encoding nicotinamide N-methyltransferase-like, whose protein sequence is MDSGSRKIYHVHGFDSRQFLEHYVSDKPDMVFEEDFLRFPIENFVKAFRPGHIRGDVLIDLSIGPMIHYLYAPSEFFKHIIILKVRDRCILELKRWLNTRTGAFDWGHATKIHVDIEGKR, encoded by the exons ATGGATTCCGGCTCCCGTAAGATCTATCATGTACATGGATTTGATTCCAGACAATTCCTGGAGCATTATGTCTCAGATAAACCTGATATGGTCTTTGAAGAGGATTTCTTAAGATTTCccattgaaaattttgtgaaagctTTCAGACCAG GTCATATTAGAGGAGATGTCCTGATTGACCTCAGCATTGGTCCCATGATTCACTATCTCTATGCACCCAGTGAGTTTTTCAAGCACATCATAATACTGAAGGTCCGAGACAGATGTATCCTGGAGCTAAAAAGATGGCTGAACACACGTACTGGAGCCTTTGACTGGGGACATGCCACAAAGATTCATGTAGACATAGAAGGAAAGAGGTAA